One segment of Rosa chinensis cultivar Old Blush chromosome 6, RchiOBHm-V2, whole genome shotgun sequence DNA contains the following:
- the LOC112173960 gene encoding histone deacetylase 2 yields MSNRVISMWTGSTPNRVIVIVLTFAATVKLSHSLYRRLRRSRTRSGTMSFAAPPKNDSESLRRSRILSSKLYLDVPSSKVPLIYSSTYDIAFLGIEKLHPFDSAKWGRICRFLSMDDVVDKNCIVEPKEATKEDLLVVHTEAYLNSLKKSADVAMIIEVPPVALFPNCLVQQKVLSPFRNQVGGTILAAKLAKERGWAINVGGGFHHCCGGKGGGFCAYADISLCIHFAFVRLNISRVMIIDLDAHQGNGHETDFANDSRVYILDMYNPGIYPFDYEARRFIDQRVEVVSGTTTAEYLRKLDAALEVAAHNFAPELIVYNAGTDILDGDPLGRLKISPDGITHRDEKVFRFAFERNIPIVMLTSGGYMKSSARVIADSIANLSNKSLIDMGRKTSSI; encoded by the exons ATGAGCAACCGAGTCATTTCAATGTGGACCGGTTCGACTCCGAACCGAGTCATAGTCATAGTCCTCACTTTCGCCGCCACCGTCaaactctctcactctctctacCGCAGACTCCGCCGCTCAAGAACTCGCTCCGGAACGATGTCGTTTGCTGCTCCACCGAAAAACGACAGCGAATCTCTCAGACGCAGCCGTATTCTCTCCAGCAAGCTCTACCTCGACGTCCCGAGCTCCAAG GTGCCGTTGATTTACTCTTCGACGTATGATATCGCATTTCTCGGCATTGAGAAGCT GCACCCGTTCGATTCGGCTAAATGGGGTCGGATATGTAGATTCCTGTCCATGGATGATGTTGTGGACAAAAATTGCATTGTAGAGCCAAAGGAAGCTACAAAGGAGGATCTTCTTgtg GTGCATACAGAAGCATACTTGAACAGTCTAAAGAAAAGTGCAGATGTTGCTATGATAATTGAG GTACCTCCTGTTGCCCTATTTCCGAATTGCCTTGTGCAGCAGAAAGTTCTCAGTCCATTTCGCAACCAG GTGGGGGGAACTATCTTGGCTGCCAAGCTTGCAAAAGAACGAGGATGGGCCATCAATGTGGGAGGAGGGTTTCATCATTGTTGTGGGGGAAAAGGAGGTGGATTCTGTGCTTATGCTGATATTTCTCTTTGCATACATTTTGCCTTTGTGCGGTTAAACATATCAAG GGTGATGATTATTGATCTTGATGCACATCAAGGAAATGGCCATGAAACAGATTTTGCCAATGACA gTCGAGTCTATATCCTGGATATGTACAACCCTGGAATATATCCATTT GATTATGAAGCAAGGAGATTCATTGATCAGAGGGTTGAAGTAGTG AGTGGCACTACAACAGCCGAGTACTTGAGAAAGTTAGATGCAGCTCTTGAG GTTGCTGCTCATAATTTTGCTCCTGAGTTGATAGTCTACAATGCTGGAACTGATATTCTAGATGGCGATCCTCTGGGCAGGTTGAAG ATCAGTCCTGATGGGATAACTCATAGGGATGAGAAAGTCTTCAGGTTTGCTTTCGAGAGGAATATTCCCATTGTCATGCTCACATCAG GTGGTTACATGAAGTCTAGTGCAAGAGTTATCGCAGACTCGATAGCCAATCTCTCAAACAAATCCCTGATTGATATGGGGAGAAAGACTTCTTCTATATGA